A single region of the Triticum dicoccoides isolate Atlit2015 ecotype Zavitan chromosome 2B, WEW_v2.0, whole genome shotgun sequence genome encodes:
- the LOC119362366 gene encoding NAC domain-containing protein 10-like, with protein sequence MSMAQQGHGAATSLPPGFRFHPTDEELILHYLRNRAAAAPCPVPIIADVDIYKFDPWDLPSQAVYGDCEWYFFSPRDRKYPNGIRPNRAAGSGYWKATGTDKPIHDAATGQGVGVKKALVFYKGRPPKGTKTAWIMHEYRLAADPLAAAVNTYKPIKFRNVSMRLDDWVLCRIYKKTGLASLMVPPLADYDHMADHDDLSGGGSTFDDAACSFYAHSSSSGGACGTMITQQQPHAGRLPTIPSFSELFDDYSLAQILDAEAEHGATHHLAVHPSLNMLLPVGDSAHGVQPSYYAPSSSSPDTSGGSAGKRKAASPEESSAKRLNGSCFDAPPQSATGWQGAASVLGGLSHQMLPQF encoded by the exons ATGTCGATGGCGCAGCAGGGGCACGGGGCGGCGACGTCGCTGCCGCCGGGGTTCCGGTTCCACCCGACGGACGAGGAGCTCATCCTGCACTACCTCcgcaaccgcgccgccgccgcgccgtgccCCGTCCCCATCATCGCCGACGTCGACATCTACAAGTTCGACCCATGGGACCTCCCCT CCCAGGCGGTGTACGGCGACTGCGAGTGGTACTTCTTCAGCCCGCGGGACCGCAAGTACCCCAACGGCATCCGCCCCAACCGCGCCGCCGGCTCCGGCTACTGGAAGGCCACCGGCACCGACAAGCCCATCCACGACGCCGCCACCGGCCAGGGCGTCGGCGTCAAGAAGGCGCTCGTCTTCTacaagggccgcccgcccaagggcACCAAGACGGCCTGGATCATGCACGAGTaccgcctcgccgccgaccccctcgccgccgccgtcaaCACCTACAAGCCCATCAAGTTCCGCAACGTCTCCATGAGG TTGGATGACTGGGTGCTTTGCCGGATCTACAAGAAGACCGGCCTGGCGTCGCTGATGGTGCCGCCGCTGGCCGACTACGACCACATGGCCGACCACGACGACCTCTCCGGCGGCGGCAGCACCTTCGACGACGCCGCCTGCAGCTTCTACGCGCActccagcagcagcggcggcgcctGCGGAACCATGATCACGCAGCAGCAGCCGCACGCCGGGAGGCTCCCCACGATCCCGTCCTTCTCCGAGCTCTTCGACGACTACTCGCTCGCGCAGATCCTCGACGCCGAGGCAGAGCACGGCGCCACCCACCACCTCGCCGTCCACCCTTCCCTGAACATGCTTCTCCCCGTCGGCGACAGCGCGCACGGAGTGCAGCCGTCGTACTacgcgccgtcgtcgtcgtcgccggacaCCAGCGGCGGGAGCGCGGGGAAACGCAAGGCAGCGAGCCCGGAAGAATCATCGGCCAAGAGGCTCAACGGGTCGTGCTTCGACGCGCCGCCGCAGTCGGCGACCGGCTGGCAGGGGGCGGCGTCGGTGCTGGGCGGCCTCAGCCATCAGATGCTTCCTCAGTTCTAA